The following coding sequences lie in one Mycobacterium sp. DL440 genomic window:
- a CDS encoding DHA2 family efflux MFS transporter permease subunit: MNISTSTRRWLGLIAIALGVALIVVDTTIVNVIVPSIIADLNVSSVQAQWIQESYAIILAALLLLVGRIADIVGARRIFLTGVVVFGASSLLAGLASTGELLIVARFVQGAGAAMILPTSLSLLNASFTGKARGQAFAVWGSTIGAAAALGPLLGGWLSEHVSWRWAFGINIPLACLIFVASLVFLDRSPKVAGRVDVFGALLSIVGLGFLAFGLIEGRRYGWLTVQEPLTVFGFTWAGGPSPVAVTLVLAVAALVGFAVRQTVLARGSDPGRALMDVRLFSIGSFRNGNIATLIIGVGEFGIVAVLPLWMQFTLGYSAVQAGLALVPIAIGSFVASGASFGLAAKASPLDLVRLGLLLEAVGLAGLAYVAAVDAPWWHLAGMLFCYGIGVGFATAQVTNVVLGDIPERSSGQASGIQSAFRQLGSALGIAVLTTTFFSALSSRLNATLAEAGVPPQQVDGFAHAVTNSAGAAIRGLGAQPQTQWVADAARDAMTHSVSMVGYIAAGVIVLGLIATAFIRGETVAPDVTHAAAPEPV; the protein is encoded by the coding sequence TTGAATATTTCCACGTCCACGCGGCGCTGGCTCGGTTTGATCGCGATCGCGTTGGGAGTGGCGTTGATCGTGGTCGACACCACCATCGTCAACGTCATCGTCCCGTCGATCATCGCGGACCTGAACGTCAGTTCTGTTCAGGCCCAATGGATTCAGGAGTCATACGCAATCATCTTGGCGGCGCTGCTGCTCCTGGTCGGTCGCATCGCCGACATCGTCGGTGCCCGCCGCATCTTCCTCACCGGCGTTGTGGTTTTCGGTGCGTCGAGTCTGCTGGCCGGTCTGGCGTCCACCGGCGAGCTGCTGATCGTCGCGCGCTTCGTCCAGGGTGCGGGCGCGGCGATGATCCTGCCGACCTCGTTGTCCCTGTTGAACGCCTCCTTCACCGGAAAGGCCCGCGGCCAGGCGTTTGCCGTATGGGGTTCCACGATCGGGGCCGCGGCAGCCTTGGGTCCGCTGCTGGGCGGCTGGTTGTCGGAGCACGTTTCGTGGCGGTGGGCCTTCGGCATCAACATTCCCCTGGCCTGTCTCATCTTCGTGGCGTCCCTGGTATTCCTGGATCGCTCACCCAAGGTTGCCGGCCGGGTGGACGTGTTCGGGGCATTGTTGTCGATCGTCGGTCTGGGCTTTCTCGCGTTCGGTCTGATCGAGGGCCGCAGGTACGGATGGCTGACGGTGCAGGAGCCGTTGACGGTGTTCGGTTTCACCTGGGCCGGCGGCCCGTCGCCCGTCGCGGTGACACTTGTTCTCGCAGTCGCGGCCTTGGTGGGTTTCGCAGTGCGCCAGACGGTTCTGGCTCGCGGCTCGGATCCGGGTCGCGCGTTGATGGATGTCCGGTTGTTCTCGATCGGATCATTTCGCAACGGCAACATCGCCACGCTGATCATCGGTGTCGGCGAGTTCGGCATCGTGGCGGTGCTCCCGCTGTGGATGCAGTTCACCCTGGGTTACAGCGCCGTGCAGGCCGGACTGGCCCTGGTGCCGATCGCCATCGGCAGCTTCGTCGCCAGCGGCGCGAGCTTCGGGTTGGCCGCGAAGGCCTCGCCCCTCGATCTGGTGCGGCTGGGACTGTTGCTTGAGGCAGTCGGGCTGGCCGGCCTGGCTTACGTTGCTGCGGTCGACGCCCCGTGGTGGCATCTCGCGGGGATGCTGTTCTGCTACGGCATCGGTGTCGGTTTCGCGACCGCGCAGGTCACCAATGTCGTGCTGGGTGACATTCCGGAGCGGAGCTCAGGACAGGCCTCGGGTATCCAGAGCGCATTCCGTCAGCTCGGGTCGGCGCTGGGCATCGCGGTCCTGACCACAACCTTCTTCAGTGCGCTCAGCTCGCGGTTGAACGCCACGCTCGCTGAGGCGGGAGTGCCTCCGCAGCAGGTCGACGGCTTCGCGCACGCCGTCACCAACAGTGCCGGCGCTGCGATCAGGGGCCTCGGCGCCCAGCCTCAGACGCAGTGGGTGGCGGATGCCGCACGCGACGCGATGACCCACAGTGTCTCCATGGTCGGGTACATCGCGGCAGGCGTCATCGTGCTCGGGCTGATCGCCACGGCGTTCATCCGCGGCGAAACCGTCGCCCCGGACGTTACGCACGCAGCCGCGCCGGAACCGGTCTGA
- a CDS encoding nitroreductase family deazaflavin-dependent oxidoreductase — MADQLPDAQTIKAFNKSVIDEFRANDGKVGGPFEGADLILLTTKGARTGQPRTVVLTPVRIDGKLLIVGSLAGADIDPAWVHNLRANPQARIEVGTDSRDVVARELPDAEREATFPTVAAMEPTYAEYQAKTTRAIPLFELQRV, encoded by the coding sequence ATGGCTGACCAGCTCCCCGACGCCCAAACGATCAAGGCGTTCAACAAGTCCGTCATCGACGAGTTCCGCGCCAACGATGGCAAGGTGGGCGGTCCGTTCGAAGGCGCCGACCTGATCTTGCTCACGACAAAAGGCGCCAGGACGGGTCAGCCACGGACGGTTGTGCTGACCCCGGTGCGGATCGACGGGAAGCTCCTCATTGTCGGTTCCCTGGCCGGTGCTGACATCGACCCGGCCTGGGTGCACAACCTGCGGGCCAACCCGCAAGCGCGCATCGAGGTAGGCACGGATTCCCGCGACGTCGTCGCGCGGGAACTGCCGGACGCCGAACGCGAGGCAACCTTCCCGACAGTCGCCGCCATGGAGCCCACGTACGCCGAATACCAGGCGAAGACCACCCGGGCGATTCCGCTGTTTGAGCTGCAGCGGGTCTAG
- a CDS encoding MarR family winged helix-turn-helix transcriptional regulator, whose protein sequence is MDDPTAADVAEQRVRLMEELRIYGSTYNQFSRLFASWLGLYSTDAEALLEIVYAEDHGAPLSPARLATRIGLSSGATTSLLNRLEDAGHVVRSRESSDRRIVTLRSGQQVHDRADEFFATLAQQFDKTMSRYPPELLKSFESLVIDLHTTMAAHLSERSEEPGT, encoded by the coding sequence ATGGACGATCCGACCGCCGCGGACGTCGCCGAACAACGCGTTCGCCTGATGGAAGAGCTCAGGATCTACGGCTCGACGTACAACCAGTTCAGCCGGCTGTTCGCGAGCTGGCTCGGGCTGTACTCCACTGACGCCGAGGCACTCCTGGAGATCGTCTACGCCGAGGACCACGGCGCCCCACTGTCGCCGGCCCGTCTGGCCACCCGCATCGGGTTGTCGTCAGGTGCCACCACCTCGCTGCTCAACCGCCTCGAGGACGCCGGGCATGTGGTGCGCAGCCGGGAAAGCAGCGATCGACGCATCGTCACCCTGCGAAGCGGTCAGCAGGTCCACGACCGCGCGGACGAATTCTTCGCGACGCTGGCCCAGCAGTTCGACAAGACGATGTCGCGCTATCCGCCTGAACTGCTCAAGAGTTTCGAGTCCTTGGTGATCGATCTGCACACCACCATGGCTGCCCACCTCTCCGAACGCAGCGAGGAGCCTGGCACCTGA
- a CDS encoding alkene reductase, producing the protein MSYKLNADAALLQPIQVGDTAATNRLFMAPLTRSRADADGTPSPLAAQYYSQRAGAGVIISEATAVAETANGAYLNTPGIYTDRHQYGWAEIADSVHGAGGKMFVQLWHVGRMAHPDISGFEPVAPSAIAAELVTHTPTGKKPLQTPRALDTAEIPVIVEQFRAAARRAIDAGMDGVEIHGANGYLLHQFASDVVNQRTDAYGGSPENRARLTAEVVEAVVDELGAGRVGLRISPGNTAGDMRENDTVATYEALLARIAPLGLAYLHVLIDPAEHVFGVIRALWSGVFVLNTGRGTGTDFSALEGYAEWGAISAAAVGRAFLANPDLIDRLILGAELNEPDVSTFYAPGPIGYTDYPTLMAIEEPRSA; encoded by the coding sequence GTGAGCTACAAACTGAACGCCGATGCCGCACTGCTTCAGCCGATCCAGGTCGGCGACACCGCCGCCACCAACCGTCTGTTCATGGCACCGCTGACGCGTTCGCGTGCCGACGCTGACGGCACCCCGTCGCCGCTGGCGGCCCAGTACTACTCGCAACGTGCCGGTGCCGGCGTGATCATCAGTGAGGCCACCGCTGTGGCCGAGACCGCCAACGGCGCCTACCTGAACACCCCGGGCATCTACACCGACCGCCATCAGTACGGCTGGGCCGAGATCGCGGATTCGGTGCATGGTGCCGGCGGCAAGATGTTCGTTCAGTTGTGGCACGTCGGCCGGATGGCCCACCCCGACATCAGCGGGTTCGAACCCGTCGCGCCGTCGGCGATCGCCGCCGAGCTGGTCACCCACACGCCGACCGGCAAGAAGCCGCTGCAGACACCGCGGGCACTCGACACCGCTGAGATCCCGGTGATCGTCGAGCAGTTCCGCGCCGCCGCGCGCCGGGCAATCGACGCCGGTATGGACGGCGTGGAGATCCACGGCGCCAACGGCTACCTGCTGCACCAGTTCGCCTCCGATGTGGTCAACCAGCGCACCGACGCTTACGGCGGGTCGCCGGAGAACCGGGCCCGGCTGACCGCCGAGGTGGTCGAGGCCGTCGTCGACGAGCTCGGCGCGGGCCGCGTCGGGTTGCGCATCTCACCCGGAAATACCGCCGGTGACATGCGGGAAAACGACACCGTCGCCACCTATGAGGCATTGCTGGCGCGGATTGCCCCGCTGGGCCTGGCCTACCTGCACGTGCTCATCGACCCGGCTGAACACGTCTTCGGCGTCATCCGCGCCTTGTGGTCGGGGGTGTTCGTCCTCAACACCGGGCGCGGCACCGGCACCGACTTCTCTGCGCTGGAGGGCTATGCGGAGTGGGGCGCGATCAGCGCAGCCGCGGTGGGGCGGGCATTCCTGGCCAACCCGGACCTGATCGACCGGCTGATCCTGGGTGCCGAACTCAACGAGCCCGACGTGTCGACCTTCTATGCGCCGGGGCCGATCGGCTACACCGACTACCCGACGCTGATGGCCATCGAGGAGCCCCGCTCGGCCTGA
- a CDS encoding pyridoxal phosphate-dependent aminotransferase has product MTVTRLRPFAVTIFAEMSALASRLGAVNLGQGFPDEDGPAAMLKVAQNAIAEGHNQYPPGLGIPELRAAIAAQRKRHFGIDYDPDTEVLVTVGATEAIAASVLGLVEPGSEVLVIEPFYDSYSPVIAMAGCVRTAVPLIADGAGFGIDIQGLRAAVTPKTRALILNSPHNPTGAVASDAELRAVATLAIEHDLLVITDEVYEQLVFGVEHLPLAGYPGMAERTVTISSAAKMFNVTGWKIGWACGPADLIAGVRAAKQYLSYVGGGPFQPAVAHALNREDGWVADLRESFQAKRDRLGNALADIGFEVHDSHGTYFLCADPRPLGYSDSAQFCAELPHKAGVAAIPMSAFCDAEAPHAELWNHLVRFAFCKRDDTMEEAIRRLGVLRA; this is encoded by the coding sequence ATGACTGTCACACGGCTGCGGCCCTTCGCCGTCACGATCTTCGCGGAGATGTCTGCGCTGGCCAGCCGCCTCGGCGCGGTCAACCTGGGCCAGGGTTTCCCGGACGAGGACGGCCCGGCCGCGATGCTCAAAGTGGCGCAGAACGCGATCGCCGAAGGCCACAACCAGTACCCGCCGGGCCTCGGCATCCCCGAGTTGCGCGCCGCGATCGCCGCGCAGCGCAAACGCCACTTCGGCATCGACTACGACCCAGACACCGAGGTGCTGGTGACCGTCGGCGCCACCGAGGCAATCGCCGCATCGGTCCTCGGCCTGGTCGAGCCGGGCTCGGAGGTCCTGGTGATCGAGCCGTTCTACGACTCGTATTCCCCCGTGATCGCGATGGCCGGGTGTGTGCGCACTGCCGTGCCTCTGATCGCCGATGGCGCCGGCTTCGGGATCGACATACAAGGTCTCCGTGCTGCCGTGACACCCAAGACCCGCGCGCTGATCCTCAACTCCCCGCACAATCCCACCGGCGCTGTCGCTTCCGATGCCGAGTTGCGCGCCGTCGCCACGCTGGCCATCGAACATGACCTGCTGGTGATCACCGATGAGGTGTATGAGCAGTTGGTGTTCGGCGTCGAGCACCTGCCGCTGGCCGGCTATCCCGGTATGGCCGAGCGCACCGTGACCATTTCCAGCGCGGCCAAGATGTTCAACGTCACCGGCTGGAAGATCGGCTGGGCCTGTGGGCCTGCCGACCTGATCGCCGGGGTGCGCGCCGCCAAGCAATACCTGAGCTATGTGGGCGGAGGCCCGTTCCAGCCCGCGGTGGCCCACGCGCTCAACCGCGAGGATGGCTGGGTGGCCGACCTGCGAGAGTCGTTCCAGGCCAAGCGGGATCGGCTGGGTAACGCACTGGCCGACATCGGGTTCGAGGTGCACGACAGCCACGGCACCTATTTCCTGTGCGCCGACCCACGGCCACTGGGCTATTCGGACAGCGCGCAGTTCTGCGCCGAGCTGCCGCACAAGGCGGGGGTGGCGGCTATCCCGATGTCGGCGTTCTGCGATGCTGAGGCTCCGCACGCCGAACTGTGGAATCACTTGGTGCGCTTCGCCTTCTGTAAGCGCGACGACACCATGGAAGAGGCCATCCGTCGGCTCGGTGTGCTGCGGGCCTAG
- a CDS encoding WhiB family transcriptional regulator, producing MSRTLFDSASPPELVARPAIPIYRSPRNLPPPALDEWSWQLHGLCRDHPAEVFFPEEVRGRPLRRREDAARAICRACPVLDRCRAHALSAPEPYGIWGAMTARERAIKLSDEG from the coding sequence TTGTCCCGCACGCTTTTCGACAGCGCGTCGCCGCCGGAACTCGTTGCGCGTCCAGCGATCCCGATCTACCGCTCACCCCGCAACCTGCCGCCGCCCGCGCTCGATGAGTGGAGTTGGCAGCTGCACGGTCTCTGTCGGGACCATCCGGCTGAGGTGTTCTTCCCTGAGGAGGTTCGAGGCCGCCCACTGCGCAGGCGGGAGGACGCGGCCAGGGCGATCTGCCGGGCCTGTCCGGTGCTGGACCGGTGCCGCGCGCATGCCCTCTCCGCTCCCGAGCCCTATGGCATCTGGGGTGCGATGACCGCCCGTGAGCGCGCCATCAAGCTGAGCGACGAAGGCTAG
- a CDS encoding sensor domain-containing protein, translated as MSDDAKSLTQSAERWLSLAALVVAPTSLITGLCYFFGLLFIRNKLKYFGVDPSALGYTSADYAVTTVGLFFFAALRVLIVLAVLAVLAVAIRHWVTTGRRITLLRTIAWSLAGLGAVGLATVAIWLASGYSLIDKVVKGAPATYMAGTIAAAIALLTAGYWALAITGGTGGPGRLPKLAERTLLALAVTGLVVALFWVTDLYAVEQGKGDGAYTASKLWAADGDYTAVQLDTTEALNLPGTLVRTTVLPAQGLPAPPLYRYQCLRVLEAHGGRYVLVPARWSRERGYAITVTPDATHRITGVVNSTPVAAGPNVDPFWQCPELVRTFQPSDLEPMLIGPEDAQSIVGALGLTAGSPDTATDAASATGDSVPPNGCAPVGDPSAAPAALPPYPAAVPATREREIIGVGTGGRMWLRQRALTFTNPAEASDFMARVQDHWGYCVGKTVAVNRHDEAQPRILGAPGLQEGILSTPDSASSSATPDCTQALAAKSNIVIAVDLCGAKDPSRAVAVAYAMRERIPTD; from the coding sequence GTGAGCGACGACGCAAAGTCGCTCACCCAGTCCGCGGAGCGGTGGCTGAGCCTGGCGGCCCTGGTCGTGGCGCCGACTTCGTTGATCACCGGGTTGTGTTACTTCTTCGGCCTGCTCTTCATCCGGAACAAGTTGAAGTACTTCGGCGTGGATCCGTCGGCTCTCGGCTACACGTCGGCCGACTACGCCGTCACCACCGTGGGGCTGTTCTTCTTCGCAGCCCTGCGCGTACTGATCGTCCTCGCGGTGCTGGCAGTGCTCGCGGTGGCCATTCGGCACTGGGTGACCACCGGGCGCCGAATCACCTTGCTACGCACCATCGCATGGTCGTTGGCGGGCTTGGGCGCGGTGGGCCTGGCGACCGTCGCGATCTGGCTGGCATCCGGGTACAGCCTGATCGACAAGGTCGTCAAAGGTGCCCCAGCCACGTACATGGCGGGCACGATCGCAGCCGCTATCGCGCTCCTCACCGCGGGCTACTGGGCGCTGGCCATCACCGGCGGCACCGGCGGGCCGGGCCGGCTACCCAAACTGGCCGAGCGGACCTTGCTCGCACTGGCGGTCACGGGCCTGGTGGTGGCGTTGTTCTGGGTCACCGACCTTTACGCCGTCGAGCAGGGCAAGGGCGACGGCGCATACACCGCAAGCAAATTGTGGGCTGCCGACGGCGATTACACGGCAGTGCAACTAGACACCACCGAGGCGCTGAACCTGCCGGGCACCCTGGTCAGGACGACGGTCCTCCCTGCCCAAGGGCTGCCGGCCCCACCGCTCTACCGCTACCAATGCCTGCGCGTCCTCGAAGCGCACGGTGGGCGCTATGTGCTTGTGCCGGCCAGATGGTCGCGCGAGCGTGGCTACGCCATTACCGTGACGCCCGATGCGACACACCGCATCACCGGAGTCGTGAACTCGACTCCCGTTGCGGCGGGACCCAATGTCGACCCGTTCTGGCAGTGCCCGGAGCTGGTTCGTACTTTCCAGCCGTCAGATCTCGAACCCATGCTGATCGGGCCCGAGGACGCACAGTCGATCGTCGGCGCCCTGGGCCTCACCGCAGGCAGCCCCGACACCGCTACCGACGCCGCATCTGCCACCGGCGATTCCGTCCCGCCGAACGGTTGTGCGCCCGTTGGTGATCCATCTGCGGCCCCGGCAGCCCTACCGCCGTATCCGGCCGCTGTGCCGGCGACGCGAGAGCGCGAGATCATCGGCGTCGGCACTGGCGGCCGGATGTGGTTGCGGCAACGGGCCCTGACGTTCACCAACCCCGCCGAGGCCTCGGATTTCATGGCCCGCGTCCAGGATCACTGGGGCTACTGCGTGGGCAAGACGGTCGCGGTGAACCGGCACGATGAGGCCCAGCCCCGCATTCTCGGCGCACCCGGACTACAGGAAGGCATTCTGTCCACGCCTGATTCGGCATCGTCGAGCGCGACCCCGGACTGCACACAAGCCCTGGCCGCCAAGTCGAACATCGTCATCGCGGTCGATCTGTGCGGCGCGAAAGATCCTTCGCGCGCCGTCGCCGTCGCCTACGCGATGCGGGAGCGGATCCCCACCGACTAG
- a CDS encoding LLM class F420-dependent oxidoreductase: MPTGVILALNPSAPNVVDAAISEARTAYAAGVRQIWVAQQFDIDAITLAALIGSAVPGLGVGTSVVPLNPRHPLVVASAAQTAQAGTHGNFTLGLGLGSHPPEHRAFGTVWPDPVGRLREHLEVLRAILHDGAVDFHGTEFTASPELPVHVPGGAPVPVYVAAMGPKALRVTGELADGTLPYLAGLRTVGEFIVPTITAAATAVGRPQPRVVAMVPALVADDVDAARAAAAERLAFYETIPSYQKVIAREQVSDITELAAVGSAEQVRAHLQRYLDAGATDVVLSPIRTEPEDLAALWAVAAALH, from the coding sequence ATGCCGACCGGAGTCATCCTCGCCCTGAACCCTTCCGCCCCCAATGTCGTCGATGCCGCGATCTCAGAGGCCCGCACCGCGTATGCGGCGGGGGTCCGTCAGATCTGGGTGGCCCAGCAATTCGACATCGACGCCATCACCCTGGCCGCGTTGATCGGGTCCGCGGTACCTGGTCTCGGCGTCGGCACGTCAGTGGTGCCGCTGAATCCCCGTCACCCTCTCGTGGTGGCGTCCGCGGCGCAGACCGCGCAGGCCGGCACGCACGGCAATTTCACTCTGGGACTCGGCTTGGGTTCGCACCCGCCCGAGCACCGGGCATTCGGCACGGTGTGGCCGGATCCGGTGGGCCGGTTGCGGGAACACCTGGAGGTGCTCCGCGCGATCCTCCACGACGGCGCGGTCGACTTCCACGGCACTGAGTTCACCGCGAGCCCGGAGTTGCCCGTGCACGTGCCCGGTGGTGCCCCGGTCCCCGTATACGTGGCCGCGATGGGGCCGAAGGCCCTTCGGGTGACCGGTGAATTGGCCGATGGCACACTGCCGTACCTCGCCGGGCTGCGCACCGTGGGGGAGTTCATCGTGCCGACGATCACCGCGGCGGCTACGGCGGTGGGCCGGCCGCAACCGCGGGTGGTGGCCATGGTGCCGGCACTCGTCGCCGACGACGTCGATGCTGCCCGGGCTGCCGCAGCGGAACGGCTCGCGTTCTATGAGACCATTCCGTCGTATCAGAAAGTTATTGCCCGCGAACAGGTTTCCGACATCACGGAGCTGGCGGCGGTCGGGTCGGCGGAGCAGGTGCGTGCACACTTGCAGCGCTACCTCGACGCCGGTGCCACCGACGTGGTGCTCAGCCCGATCCGGACCGAGCCGGAGGATCTGGCCGCGCTGTGGGCGGTGGCCGCCGCACTGCACTAG
- a CDS encoding SRPBCC family protein, which yields MAVQASREAVFEASPEAIMEVLADVDALPSWSAVHRRIKVIDRYPDGRPHHVKTTMRLMGITDIELLEFHWGDNWMVWDAEPNLQQRGQHVEYNLTPEVDRTRVRFDIIVDLAMPIPEFLIKRAKTLVLDVAIERLQRRVMIYSRRR from the coding sequence GTGGCCGTACAGGCATCACGCGAGGCGGTCTTCGAGGCCTCGCCGGAGGCGATCATGGAGGTGCTCGCCGACGTCGACGCGCTGCCGTCCTGGTCTGCGGTGCACCGTCGCATCAAGGTCATCGACCGATATCCCGACGGCAGGCCCCACCACGTCAAGACCACGATGCGGTTGATGGGCATCACGGACATAGAGCTGCTCGAGTTCCACTGGGGCGACAACTGGATGGTCTGGGATGCCGAACCCAACCTGCAGCAGCGCGGTCAGCACGTCGAATACAACCTGACGCCCGAGGTGGACAGGACGCGGGTGCGGTTCGACATCATCGTCGACCTCGCGATGCCGATCCCGGAGTTCCTCATCAAGCGCGCCAAGACACTCGTTCTCGACGTCGCCATTGAACGGTTGCAGCGGCGCGTCATGATTTATTCACGGCGTCGGTAA
- a CDS encoding universal stress protein produces MSEHDARHGIVVGVDGSPASDNAVAWAARDAALRGVELTLVHALPGAMSPIWLDVALPQEYWDYQDQLGQDVLDAAQRVAVEAAGAHPLHVVAKAVPGHAVATLIEYSRRADLVVVGSRGLSKWGRRLLGSVSSSLAHHAHGPVAVIPENERPPTAPVVVGVDGSPASELATAIAFDEAARRGVELVVLHTWTDLNFEFPAVKWEDLSSEAERALAEQLAGWGERYPDVAVRRVVMPDEPARQLLAQAETAQLVVVGNRGRGGFAGMLLGSVSSAVVHSSTAPVIVARQPN; encoded by the coding sequence ATGAGTGAACACGACGCCCGGCACGGCATCGTCGTCGGGGTTGACGGGTCGCCGGCATCGGACAACGCTGTGGCGTGGGCTGCGCGGGATGCGGCCTTGCGGGGCGTGGAGCTCACATTGGTGCACGCACTGCCGGGTGCCATGTCGCCGATCTGGTTGGATGTGGCTCTGCCCCAAGAATATTGGGATTATCAGGACCAGCTGGGTCAGGACGTCCTCGATGCCGCCCAACGGGTCGCCGTGGAGGCTGCTGGAGCACATCCTCTTCACGTCGTCGCGAAAGCTGTTCCGGGGCATGCGGTTGCCACGCTGATCGAGTACTCCCGACGTGCCGATCTGGTGGTGGTCGGTTCCCGCGGCCTCAGCAAATGGGGACGCCGGTTGCTCGGATCGGTGAGCTCAAGCCTGGCGCACCACGCCCACGGTCCGGTAGCGGTGATTCCCGAGAACGAACGCCCGCCGACGGCGCCCGTGGTGGTCGGCGTCGACGGGTCACCCGCATCTGAGCTCGCCACCGCGATCGCGTTCGACGAGGCGGCACGGCGCGGTGTGGAGCTCGTGGTCCTTCACACCTGGACGGACCTGAACTTCGAATTCCCCGCGGTCAAGTGGGAGGATCTGAGCAGCGAGGCCGAGCGTGCGCTGGCCGAACAGCTGGCCGGGTGGGGTGAGCGGTATCCCGACGTCGCGGTCCGGCGGGTGGTCATGCCCGATGAGCCGGCCCGCCAACTGCTGGCCCAGGCCGAAACCGCACAGCTCGTGGTGGTCGGTAACCGGGGTCGGGGTGGATTCGCCGGGATGCTGCTGGGCTCGGTCAGTTCCGCAGTAGTGCATTCCTCCACCGCGCCGGTGATCGTTGCGCGGCAACCCAACTGA
- a CDS encoding universal stress protein → MTSSDAPVVVGINGSDAALDAARWAGAVAARLGAPLRIVHALPSIGRNLTQTAAALTAAMMSYQRDMAEAFLKAADEAVRADHPELSVSTVSFNEPADQVLIEASREARLVVLGSKTVTPAAALLIGSTALAVATRAACPVVAFRGDRVAPADGPVVVGVDDSPAAQAALSTAFEFAERFGLALTAVRSLSLAAPAETGVTIPLLIDWDGVESAELAALTETVDVHYKRHPAVVAKCFIEPDSPAKALLKHVADSGLVVVGSRGRNALAGVLLGSTSLNLLHHSPVPVMICRAQGDSHE, encoded by the coding sequence GTGACTTCCTCGGACGCACCAGTAGTAGTCGGAATCAACGGCAGCGACGCCGCACTCGACGCGGCTCGCTGGGCCGGCGCGGTCGCCGCGCGGCTCGGCGCGCCGCTGCGCATCGTGCACGCCCTGCCGTCCATCGGCCGCAATCTGACCCAGACCGCGGCCGCCCTGACCGCGGCGATGATGTCGTATCAGCGCGACATGGCAGAAGCGTTCCTCAAGGCCGCGGATGAGGCCGTGCGCGCCGATCATCCCGAGCTGTCGGTGTCCACGGTCTCGTTCAACGAACCCGCCGACCAGGTGCTGATCGAGGCCAGCCGGGAGGCGCGGCTCGTCGTCCTCGGCAGTAAGACGGTGACACCGGCGGCGGCCCTGTTGATCGGGTCGACGGCACTGGCCGTGGCGACGCGGGCCGCGTGCCCGGTGGTCGCCTTCCGCGGGGACCGGGTCGCCCCGGCGGACGGCCCGGTCGTCGTCGGGGTCGACGACAGTCCCGCCGCGCAGGCCGCGCTGAGCACGGCGTTCGAATTCGCGGAGCGGTTCGGACTGGCGCTCACGGCGGTGCGGTCGCTGTCGCTGGCCGCCCCGGCCGAGACCGGTGTCACCATCCCACTGCTGATCGACTGGGACGGCGTGGAGTCCGCCGAACTGGCGGCGCTGACCGAGACCGTCGATGTCCACTACAAACGACACCCCGCCGTCGTCGCCAAGTGCTTCATCGAGCCGGACTCACCCGCCAAAGCGCTGTTGAAGCACGTCGCGGACTCGGGGCTGGTGGTGGTCGGGTCTCGCGGGCGCAATGCGCTGGCCGGCGTGCTGCTCGGCTCGACGAGTCTGAACTTGCTGCACCACAGCCCGGTGCCGGTGATGATCTGCCGGGCACAAGGAGATTCGCATGAGTGA